From the genome of Croceibacterium atlanticum:
CCGCAGATCACGGGTACTCAATCGGGTCTCGGTCAGAGGTCTCTATGCTGCGTTGCTCCTCGGCGTATCCGTCAGCGCAAGCGCTCAGGAAAGCGACAAGGAATCTACAGCCCCGCCGAGCCAAGCGGAGGCGACAGAAGCAGTTGGAGCATCTGTTGGCGAGAAAGCAGGTGATGAAGTCACCAAGAAGCGCGCCGAACTTCTTTCCGAAGCTGTGGAGGCGCTCCAGCAGACCAAACTTGCGATCGAGCATCTGGACAAGCAAGACGGAAAGAAAGCGCTGGATGCCCTCGCGACAGCTACGGGCAGGCTCGACATAATCTTGGCTCGGGATCCGGGCCTTGCGCTGGCGCCCGTCGATGTCGTGACCAGCCGCACAGACATCATCGCGACAGTCGCCGACGTCAGGAAAATCCGGGACAGAATTGAAGCGCTCGTGAAGGAGGGGCGTCTGCAGGACGCGCGAGTGTTGATGGAAACCTTCGCCAGCGAGATTCGGATCCACACCACCAATATTCCCCTCGCAACATATCCTGCTGCCATCAGAGAGGCTGCTCGTCTCATCGATCAAGGCAAGTTGGCTGAGGCTAAATCCGCCCTCAACACTGCTTTATCGACCCTGGTGATCGAGGAAGAGGTTCTGCCGCTTCCGCTTTTGCGTGCTCAGGCGATGCTGAGTGCCGCAGAGAAACAGCTGCAAGACGGCTCTGCGAAGGCGGCGGACGAAGAGTCGGAGAAATCGCAAATCGACCCCACCATCTTCATCGACAATGCCTCGTATCAGGTGGAGCTCGCGAGGGCTCTGACATACGGCAAT
Proteins encoded in this window:
- a CDS encoding YfdX family protein gives rise to the protein MDQNKKCRRSRVLNRVSVRGLYAALLLGVSVSASAQESDKESTAPPSQAEATEAVGASVGEKAGDEVTKKRAELLSEAVEALQQTKLAIEHLDKQDGKKALDALATATGRLDIILARDPGLALAPVDVVTSRTDIIATVADVRKIRDRIEALVKEGRLQDARVLMETFASEIRIHTTNIPLATYPAAIREAARLIDQGKLAEAKSALNTALSTLVIEEEVLPLPLLRAQAMLSAAEKQLQDGSAKAADEESEKSQIDPTIFIDNASYQVELARALTYGNDSLYEKLARDIEDLKKKVSAKNESRDLFEAIDKQIDNLETTVND